A single window of Prionailurus viverrinus isolate Anna chromosome F1, UM_Priviv_1.0, whole genome shotgun sequence DNA harbors:
- the LOC125155830 gene encoding tubulin beta chain-like: MLNFQNKNSSYFVKWIPNNTKTVLCDILPEGLNMSTTFTCNSKTNEELFKHILEQLLAMFRCKVILHQYTRKGMDEMEFTEAKSNTNDLVSKYQ; the protein is encoded by the coding sequence ATGCTTAACTTCCAAAACAAGAACAGCAGCTATTTTGTCAAGTGGATCCCCAACAACACGAAAACAGTTCTCTGTGACATCCTACCCGAGGGGCTAAATATGTCCACCACCTTCACCTGCAACAGCAAGACCAATGAGGAACTGTTCAAGCACATCTTAGAGCAGCTCCTGGCCATGTTCAGGTGCAAGGTCATTTTACACCAGTACACAAGGAAGGGCATGGATGAGATGGAGTTCACCGAGGCCAAAAGCAACACAAATGACCTTGTGTCCAAGTACCAGTAG